One genomic segment of Catalinimonas alkaloidigena includes these proteins:
- a CDS encoding SDR family NAD(P)-dependent oxidoreductase encodes MQHYFITGTSRGIGKSLTERILQQPNTQVHGFSRHQEVEHERYHHRKADLAGMDWLLKNIDGFFPNLPSAERIVLINNAGMLGEVKYVGELENQQFVDLFNLNITAPAMLMNQFIKTYRNQPGKKLIINVSSGAGKYPVDGWSGYCASKAALDMLSQVTKAELTKRNLSKGFKVYALAPGVVDTAMQGEIREVSQDNFSNIEKFINYKKEGTLDDASFTAEKFMELINNTERFEEVLQDVRQY; translated from the coding sequence ATGCAACACTACTTCATCACTGGCACCAGCCGAGGCATAGGTAAGTCTTTAACGGAGAGAATTCTGCAGCAGCCCAACACTCAGGTACACGGTTTTTCTCGTCATCAGGAGGTTGAGCATGAGCGCTACCATCATCGGAAAGCTGATCTTGCGGGTATGGATTGGCTATTGAAGAATATTGATGGTTTTTTCCCCAACTTACCTTCAGCAGAGCGTATTGTGCTGATTAACAATGCCGGTATGCTGGGAGAAGTCAAATATGTGGGTGAACTGGAAAATCAGCAGTTTGTTGATCTTTTTAACCTCAATATTACCGCCCCGGCTATGCTTATGAATCAATTTATCAAAACCTACCGCAATCAGCCGGGCAAAAAATTAATTATCAATGTAAGCTCAGGAGCAGGTAAATATCCGGTAGATGGCTGGTCGGGCTATTGTGCTTCCAAAGCTGCGCTGGACATGCTGTCGCAGGTGACAAAAGCTGAACTTACCAAAAGGAACTTGAGTAAGGGCTTTAAAGTATATGCTCTGGCTCCAGGAGTCGTGGACACCGCCATGCAGGGCGAAATCCGTGAAGTCTCACAGGATAATTTCAGCAATATTGAAAAGTTTATCAATTACAAAAAAGAAGGCACCCTGGATGATGCCTCTTTTACTGCTGAAAAATTTATGGAGTTGATCAACAATACTGAACGCTTTGAAGAAGTGTTGCAGGACGTAAGACAATACTAA
- the uxuA gene encoding mannonate dehydratase: MSMQQSWRWYGPNDSVSLSDIRQAGAKGIVNALHEIPVGQVWTVEAIQERKKIIEDAGLVWNVVESVPVAEEIKSAGPRRDKYIEVFQQCISNLGQCGIPTICYNFMPVLDWTRTNLEFLIEDGSTALRFDTTAFAAFDLLILKRPGAEKEYDQETQEKAKSYLSKLSDQEKLTLQQSIIAGLPGSDKNYSLEEFQEQLDLYKAIDEGKLRENLAYFLKKIIPVAEESGVKMAIHPDDPPRPLLGLPRVVSTEADAVSLLEAVDSAANGLTFCTGSYGAHPGNDLAGMVERLGDKIHFLHLRSVQREPDGSFYEANHLEGSANMYQVVKAVVKEIRKRQANGRLDYQIPMRPDHGHKMLDDQHKKTNPGYTAIGRLRGLAELRGLEMGISYTLQQ, encoded by the coding sequence ATGAGTATGCAACAAAGTTGGCGCTGGTATGGCCCCAACGACTCAGTGAGCCTATCAGATATCAGACAGGCGGGTGCAAAAGGAATTGTAAATGCCCTTCACGAGATCCCCGTAGGACAGGTATGGACCGTTGAAGCTATCCAGGAGAGAAAAAAAATCATTGAAGATGCAGGCCTGGTCTGGAATGTAGTAGAGAGTGTGCCGGTAGCTGAAGAAATCAAATCAGCTGGCCCCCGTAGAGACAAGTACATAGAGGTGTTTCAGCAGTGTATCAGCAACCTTGGTCAATGTGGCATTCCTACCATCTGCTATAACTTTATGCCGGTACTGGACTGGACCAGAACCAACCTTGAATTTCTGATTGAAGATGGTTCCACTGCCCTTCGCTTTGATACTACTGCCTTTGCAGCATTTGATTTGCTCATACTGAAACGTCCTGGTGCTGAAAAGGAATACGATCAAGAGACTCAGGAAAAAGCCAAATCTTACCTCAGTAAATTAAGCGATCAGGAGAAGCTAACGTTGCAGCAAAGTATCATTGCCGGCCTGCCCGGTTCTGATAAAAACTATAGCCTGGAAGAATTTCAGGAGCAACTGGATCTGTATAAAGCGATAGATGAAGGAAAGCTAAGAGAAAACCTTGCCTACTTCCTGAAAAAAATCATTCCTGTAGCAGAAGAAAGCGGTGTAAAGATGGCCATCCACCCTGATGATCCACCCCGTCCTTTGCTTGGCCTGCCCCGCGTAGTCAGCACTGAAGCAGATGCTGTTTCCTTACTTGAGGCAGTTGACTCAGCTGCTAATGGCCTCACCTTTTGTACTGGTTCTTACGGGGCTCACCCAGGTAATGACCTTGCCGGAATGGTGGAAAGACTGGGTGACAAGATTCACTTTTTGCACCTGCGTAGCGTTCAGCGTGAGCCTGATGGCAGCTTTTATGAGGCTAATCATCTGGAAGGCAGTGCCAATATGTACCAGGTAGTGAAAGCAGTAGTGAAAGAGATTCGTAAACGCCAGGCAAATGGCAGATTAGATTATCAGATACCCATGCGCCCCGATCACGGACATAAAATGCTGGATGACCAACATAAGAAAACCAATCCTGGCTATACTGCTATTGGTCGCTTGAGGGGATTGGCAGAGTTGAGAGGACTTGAAATGGGGATCAGTTATACGCTGCAGCAATAG